In Camelus bactrianus isolate YW-2024 breed Bactrian camel chromosome 10, ASM4877302v1, whole genome shotgun sequence, a genomic segment contains:
- the LOC105081028 gene encoding olfactory receptor 9G4: MEIGNRTILTEFILLGLSSDPQWQLILFGIFLVLYLITLSGNMTLVILICVNSRLHTPMYFFIGNLSFLDFWYTSVYTPKILANCVSEDKRISLAGCGAQLFFSCVVAYTECHLLAAMAYDRHAAICNPLLYSSTMSSSLCTRLVAGSYTGGFLNAIAHAANTFRLSFCGKNIIDHFFCDAPPLVKMSCTDTQVYEKVLLGVVGFTVLSNILAILISYFNILLAILRIRTASGRRKAFSTCASHLISVMLFYGSLLFMYSRPSSTYSLGKDKVAALFYTVVNPLLNPLIYSLRNKDVKEAFWKATQIRSRQR; the protein is encoded by the coding sequence ATGGAAATAGGAAATCGCACCATCCTGACTGAGTTCATCTTACTGGGTCTCTCTTCAGACCCCCAGTGGCAGCTGATTCTATTTGGAATATTCCTGGTGCTCTACTTGATCACCTTGTCAGGGAACATGACCCTAGTTATCTTGATCTGTGTCAATTCCCGCCTGCACACACCTATGTATTTTTTCATCGGCAATCTGTCTTTTTTGGATTTCTGGTACACATCTGTGTATACTCCCAAAATCCTGGCCAATTGTGTCTCAGAAGATAAGCGCATTTCCCTGGCTGGGTGTGGAGCCCAGTTGTTCTTTTCCTGTGTTGTGGCTTACACTGAGTGCCATCTCCTAGCGGCCATGGCCTATGACCGCCACGCAGCCATCTGTAACCCGCTACTCTACTCAAGCACTATGTCCAGCTCTCTCTGTACCAGACTCGTTGCTGGCTCCTACACAGGAGGCTTCTTGAATGCCATCGCCCATGCCGCCAACACCTTTCGCCTGAGTTTCTGTGGCAAAAATATCATCGACCACTTCTTCTGTGATGCACCGCCATTGGTGAAAATGTCCTGTACAGATACCCAGGTCTATGAAAAGGTCCTCCTGGGAGTGGTGGGCTTCACTGTCCTCTCCAACATTCTTGCCATCCTGATTTCCTATTTCAACATCCTCCTGGCTATTCTGAGGATCCGCACGGCCTCAGGAAGGCGCAAAGCCTTCTCCACCTGTGCGTCACACCTCATCTCGGTCATGCTCTTCTATGGATCCTTGCTCTTCATGTATTCAAGGCCAAGTTCCACCTACTCCCTGGGGAAGGACAAAGTGGCTGCCCTGTTCTACACTGTGGTCAACCCACTGCTCAACCCTCTCATCTATAGCCTGAGAAACAAAGATGTCAAGGAGGCCTTCTGGAAAGCAACACAGATCAGAAGTCGCCAGAGATGA